The following are encoded together in the Campylobacteraceae bacterium genome:
- a CDS encoding TauD/TfdA family dioxygenase → MSNIVHPTGLFDNSPREYKHITALPLAAAMGAEIRGVDLSNVSDEAFTEIENALYRHKLIFFREQDISFTDHENLTLRLGEFGTDAYTKGVVGHENIQPVIKEATTTTKMVFGSGWHTDSAFLQRPPSIALNYGKDMPPYGGDTMFTNTVLAYNSLTPAMQKMLAPLKVWMSAKKVVSAMQAEKAAKQGSEITKLGNIELDVDTQQMIKGSYHPIIRTHPVTGEKSLYVDGTYANGIEGMSEDEAMPIINFLAKFITQESFTCRLRWQSKTFIMWDNRICLHQAFNDYEGYRREMYRATVLGEKPQ, encoded by the coding sequence ATGAGTAATATTGTACATCCAACAGGGCTTTTTGATAATAGCCCAAGAGAGTATAAACATATAACAGCTCTTCCTTTAGCAGCTGCAATGGGTGCGGAAATAAGAGGCGTAGATTTAAGTAATGTTAGTGATGAAGCTTTTACAGAAATTGAAAATGCGCTTTATAGACATAAATTAATATTTTTTAGAGAACAAGATATTTCTTTTACTGATCATGAAAATTTAACACTAAGACTTGGTGAATTTGGAACAGATGCATATACAAAAGGTGTTGTAGGACATGAAAACATTCAGCCTGTTATAAAAGAAGCAACAACTACAACAAAAATGGTATTTGGTTCAGGATGGCACACCGATTCTGCTTTTTTACAACGTCCACCTTCTATTGCTTTAAATTATGGAAAAGACATGCCTCCTTATGGAGGAGATACTATGTTCACGAATACAGTATTAGCCTACAATAGTTTAACACCTGCTATGCAAAAAATGTTAGCTCCTTTAAAAGTTTGGATGAGTGCAAAAAAAGTAGTTTCTGCTATGCAAGCTGAAAAAGCAGCCAAACAAGGTAGTGAAATCACAAAACTTGGAAATATTGAATTAGATGTTGATACCCAACAAATGATTAAAGGTTCTTACCATCCTATAATAAGAACCCACCCAGTAACAGGAGAAAAATCTCTTTATGTTGATGGTACATATGCTAATGGCATTGAAGGAATGAGCGAAGATGAAGCTATGCCAATTATTAATTTCTTGGCAAAATTCATTACACAAGAATCTTTTACCTGTAGATTAAGATGGCAGAGCAAAACATTTATTATGTGGGACAATAGAATTTGTTTACATCAAGCTTTTAATGATTATGAAGGTTATAGACGTGAAATGTATAGGGCTACGGTTCTTGGCGAAAAACCACAGTAA